From the Cloeon dipterum chromosome 4, ieCloDipt1.1, whole genome shotgun sequence genome, the window ATGCAGGAGAGTGCACGCGAGGCTTCCTCGGCTATAGCTGCACCGCACTGACATTATGTGacgaattgatttttacccCACAGAAGACACGGCGAAAGCAGACAGGAGGAGGTAAATGAAACAATTCGAGGACAAGAGTCTGCTTTTGCGCAAAAGTGCTGGGgagtgagcgagagagcaagagagacCATAAGTGAGTGAGCACCAACATCGCGCGGCCACATTTTACTCCGCTCAGCGGGAGGTCGGTAGCTAGCTAGCTAGATTCACTCGACGCATGCTTTTTGTGCGTCACCGAGAGCAGAGTAAACACCTCCGTTAGATTGCTGTGTGTTGATAAACACACGCCGCTCTCTCCGAACACCTGACAGTTCAAAAGGCAGCTAGCCAGCCGAACGGCACGCCGAGGAAATGGTGGTCGTGGCTATCGCAATCAAAAGGACAGACATCGGAGGTGAGCAAGCACGATTTCCCTATCGATCCACCGGCTCTGTCTCTCTCAAATCgactctctgtctctctctctctccctctttCTCTATCCGGAAAGCAGAAGACGAGGCGGTGCCGCGAAACGTGCGCCTCtgcgccgccgacgccgaccTGGAGCAGCTCAAGGGCTGTCTGGCCGAGGCGCTCGACATCGCAGACTGGCGGAAAAAAGTGTTCAAGCTGCGGGCCGCGGACGGCGCCCTACTGCCGCTCAGGAAACTGCTACAGCAGCAGTGCCAACAACACGAGTGAGCCACTCTTCgcgaacaatatttttatctttttgctCATCGATTTTCGTTCACAGCCAGTATCAGCTCGAGGTGACCGATGTTCATCAAACCAGTGAGTCAGGTCACTATGGCGCACGCGG encodes:
- the LOC135944092 gene encoding uncharacterized protein LOC135944092 isoform X2, which codes for MVVVAIAIKRTDIGEDEAVPRNVRLCAADADLEQLKGCLAEALDIADWRKKVFKLRAADGALLPLRKLLQQQCQQHDQYQLEVTDVHQTIPVNETERALLSETLENINLYKERLKKRVDRLEAEAPQLRVRKDEAMHKQISHLSTQLHYLSDKLDEMAASGSSGSSSSAAALNQYQ
- the LOC135944092 gene encoding uncharacterized protein LOC135944092 isoform X1 — encoded protein: MVVVAIAIKRTDIGGEQARFPYRSTGSVSLKSTLCLSLSPSFSIRKAEDEAVPRNVRLCAADADLEQLKGCLAEALDIADWRKKVFKLRAADGALLPLRKLLQQQCQQHDQYQLEVTDVHQTIPVNETERALLSETLENINLYKERLKKRVDRLEAEAPQLRVRKDEAMHKQISHLSTQLHYLSDKLDEMAASGSSGSSSSAAALNQYQ